From Helicoverpa armigera isolate CAAS_96S chromosome 19, ASM3070526v1, whole genome shotgun sequence, one genomic window encodes:
- the LOC110373937 gene encoding facilitated trehalose transporter Tret1-2 homolog isoform X2 — protein MGGARGARAAAGAGAACWGDRRARNMFSSIKGFWKVCRYGDLYMVLAALAAQSINISVGFCQGFSAVLLPQYTHEHPLISYEQSSWIASLGVISNPIGALLGGMMVDAVGRRLLLQSIVLPNLVGWLIIAFSETYIFLCIGRFITGFTIGMSTVSYIYVAEITTPEKRGVLSALGPGLVSTGIFIVYSLGAFIHWRKVAAICAGVSLLTPFLMYFVPESPLWLASKGQMKEAYNAMFWLRQNNSTAQQELMEFTKDRKIGETMTFVQKLSLFKRRSVVKPFLLLIIFFIFQEMSGIYVILYYAVDFFKSVGTSVNEFTASIIVGGVRVFMGAVGACLINSFRRKTLAATSGLLLGIAMLGAAVCDSVNGPPLVKLACVLLHVSFSMVGFLQLPWIMSGELYPHDIRGVMSGATSCCAYILIFFNIKTYPQLENLLTSNGTLYLFGGCALLGAAYCYFFLPETKGKTLTEIMKQFDDDKKEIDPEVGFTKEKPPTMEGKPVQRRHSAGATVSLEKNWTLDECKKTTDHRE, from the exons ATGGG GGGAGCAAGGGgtgcgcgcgcggcggcgggcgcgggcgcagctTGTTGGGGCGACCGGCGCGCGCGCAATATGTTCTCGAGCATCAAGGGCTTCTGGAAGGTGTGCCGCTATGGCGACCTTTATATG GTGCTGGCGGCACTGGCCGCGCAGTCCATCAACATATCGGTGGGGTTCTGCCAAGGCTTCTCAGCGGTCCTGCTACCCCAGTACACCCATGAACACCCATTAATCTCGTATGAACAGAGTTCATGGATCG CGAGTTTGGGTGTGATATCTAACCCAATCGGAGCCTTGCTGGGTGGCATGATGGTGGATGCAGTGGGCAGGAGACTGCTGCTGCAGTCCATCGTCCTGCCCAACTTGGTGGGCTGGCTCATCATCGCCTTCTCAGAAACCTACATCTTCCTATGTATAGGAAGGTTTATCACTGGATTTACAATTG GTATGTCAACGGTTTCCTACATATACGTGGCGGAGATTACTACTCCCGAGAAGCGAGGAGTGCTCAGCGCCCTGGGACCTGGCCTGGTGTCCACCGGGATATTCATCGTCTACTCCCTTGGAGCGTTCATACATTGGAGGAAAGTCGCAGCCATTTGCGCGGGAGTATCCCTTCTGACGCCCTTCCTAATGTACTTTGTCCCAGAGTCACCCCTGTGGCTCGCATCTAAAGGGCAAATGAAGGAAGCCTACAATGCGATGTTCTGGCTCCGACAGAACAACAGCACAGCACAACAAGAGCTCATGGAGTTTACCAAAGATAGAAAAATAGGAGAAACCATGACCTTCGTACAGAAACTCAGCTTGTTCAAGAGGAGAAGTGTCGTCAAGCCGTTCCTTTTGCTCATCATCTTCTTTATATTCCAAGAAATGTCTGGTATCTACGTGATACTGTACTACGCTGTAGACTTCTTCAAGTCTGTGGGGACCAGTGTGAACGAGTTCACGGCATCTATCATTGTTGGCGGCGTGCGAGTATTCATGGGTGCAGTGGGAGCATGCTTGATCAACAGCTTTAGGAGAAAGACTCTTGCTGCAACCTCAGGTTTATTGCTAGGCATAGCAATGCTTGGAGCGGCAGTCTGCGACAGTGTGAACGGACCTCCTCTCGTAAAACTCGCTTGTGTATTACTACATGTGTCATTCAGTATGGTCGGGTTCTTACAACTTCCGTGGATAATGTCCGGGGAACTGTACCCTCATGACATAAGAGGGGTCATGTCAGGAGCCACCTCCTGCTGTGCATACATTCTCATCTTCTTTAATATTAAGACATACCCTCAGTTAGAAAACTTGTTAACTAGTAACGGTACACTGTACCTCTTCGGTGGCTGTGCGCTCCTGGGAGCGGCCTATTGTTACTTTTTCCTTCCGGAGACTAAAGGAAAAACTTTGACTGAAATTATGAAGCAATTTGATGATGACAAGAAAGAAATAGATCCAGAAGTTGGTTTCACGAAAGAGAAGCCACCCACAATGGAAGGCAAGCCCGTGCAGAGGCGACACAGCGCCGGAGCCACAGTTTCTTTAGAAAAGAATTGGACGCTGGACGAATGCAAGAAGACTACAGACCACCGCGAATGA
- the LOC110373937 gene encoding facilitated trehalose transporter Tret1-2 homolog isoform X1 translates to MLRNKAVELLKRGARGARAAAGAGAACWGDRRARNMFSSIKGFWKVCRYGDLYMVLAALAAQSINISVGFCQGFSAVLLPQYTHEHPLISYEQSSWIASLGVISNPIGALLGGMMVDAVGRRLLLQSIVLPNLVGWLIIAFSETYIFLCIGRFITGFTIGMSTVSYIYVAEITTPEKRGVLSALGPGLVSTGIFIVYSLGAFIHWRKVAAICAGVSLLTPFLMYFVPESPLWLASKGQMKEAYNAMFWLRQNNSTAQQELMEFTKDRKIGETMTFVQKLSLFKRRSVVKPFLLLIIFFIFQEMSGIYVILYYAVDFFKSVGTSVNEFTASIIVGGVRVFMGAVGACLINSFRRKTLAATSGLLLGIAMLGAAVCDSVNGPPLVKLACVLLHVSFSMVGFLQLPWIMSGELYPHDIRGVMSGATSCCAYILIFFNIKTYPQLENLLTSNGTLYLFGGCALLGAAYCYFFLPETKGKTLTEIMKQFDDDKKEIDPEVGFTKEKPPTMEGKPVQRRHSAGATVSLEKNWTLDECKKTTDHRE, encoded by the exons GGGAGCAAGGGgtgcgcgcgcggcggcgggcgcgggcgcagctTGTTGGGGCGACCGGCGCGCGCGCAATATGTTCTCGAGCATCAAGGGCTTCTGGAAGGTGTGCCGCTATGGCGACCTTTATATG GTGCTGGCGGCACTGGCCGCGCAGTCCATCAACATATCGGTGGGGTTCTGCCAAGGCTTCTCAGCGGTCCTGCTACCCCAGTACACCCATGAACACCCATTAATCTCGTATGAACAGAGTTCATGGATCG CGAGTTTGGGTGTGATATCTAACCCAATCGGAGCCTTGCTGGGTGGCATGATGGTGGATGCAGTGGGCAGGAGACTGCTGCTGCAGTCCATCGTCCTGCCCAACTTGGTGGGCTGGCTCATCATCGCCTTCTCAGAAACCTACATCTTCCTATGTATAGGAAGGTTTATCACTGGATTTACAATTG GTATGTCAACGGTTTCCTACATATACGTGGCGGAGATTACTACTCCCGAGAAGCGAGGAGTGCTCAGCGCCCTGGGACCTGGCCTGGTGTCCACCGGGATATTCATCGTCTACTCCCTTGGAGCGTTCATACATTGGAGGAAAGTCGCAGCCATTTGCGCGGGAGTATCCCTTCTGACGCCCTTCCTAATGTACTTTGTCCCAGAGTCACCCCTGTGGCTCGCATCTAAAGGGCAAATGAAGGAAGCCTACAATGCGATGTTCTGGCTCCGACAGAACAACAGCACAGCACAACAAGAGCTCATGGAGTTTACCAAAGATAGAAAAATAGGAGAAACCATGACCTTCGTACAGAAACTCAGCTTGTTCAAGAGGAGAAGTGTCGTCAAGCCGTTCCTTTTGCTCATCATCTTCTTTATATTCCAAGAAATGTCTGGTATCTACGTGATACTGTACTACGCTGTAGACTTCTTCAAGTCTGTGGGGACCAGTGTGAACGAGTTCACGGCATCTATCATTGTTGGCGGCGTGCGAGTATTCATGGGTGCAGTGGGAGCATGCTTGATCAACAGCTTTAGGAGAAAGACTCTTGCTGCAACCTCAGGTTTATTGCTAGGCATAGCAATGCTTGGAGCGGCAGTCTGCGACAGTGTGAACGGACCTCCTCTCGTAAAACTCGCTTGTGTATTACTACATGTGTCATTCAGTATGGTCGGGTTCTTACAACTTCCGTGGATAATGTCCGGGGAACTGTACCCTCATGACATAAGAGGGGTCATGTCAGGAGCCACCTCCTGCTGTGCATACATTCTCATCTTCTTTAATATTAAGACATACCCTCAGTTAGAAAACTTGTTAACTAGTAACGGTACACTGTACCTCTTCGGTGGCTGTGCGCTCCTGGGAGCGGCCTATTGTTACTTTTTCCTTCCGGAGACTAAAGGAAAAACTTTGACTGAAATTATGAAGCAATTTGATGATGACAAGAAAGAAATAGATCCAGAAGTTGGTTTCACGAAAGAGAAGCCACCCACAATGGAAGGCAAGCCCGTGCAGAGGCGACACAGCGCCGGAGCCACAGTTTCTTTAGAAAAGAATTGGACGCTGGACGAATGCAAGAAGACTACAGACCACCGCGAATGA
- the LOC110373937 gene encoding facilitated trehalose transporter Tret1-2 homolog isoform X4, with protein MFSSIKGFWKVCRYGDLYMVLAALAAQSINISVGFCQGFSAVLLPQYTHEHPLISYEQSSWIASLGVISNPIGALLGGMMVDAVGRRLLLQSIVLPNLVGWLIIAFSETYIFLCIGRFITGFTIGMSTVSYIYVAEITTPEKRGVLSALGPGLVSTGIFIVYSLGAFIHWRKVAAICAGVSLLTPFLMYFVPESPLWLASKGQMKEAYNAMFWLRQNNSTAQQELMEFTKDRKIGETMTFVQKLSLFKRRSVVKPFLLLIIFFIFQEMSGIYVILYYAVDFFKSVGTSVNEFTASIIVGGVRVFMGAVGACLINSFRRKTLAATSGLLLGIAMLGAAVCDSVNGPPLVKLACVLLHVSFSMVGFLQLPWIMSGELYPHDIRGVMSGATSCCAYILIFFNIKTYPQLENLLTSNGTLYLFGGCALLGAAYCYFFLPETKGKTLTEIMKQFDDDKKEIDPEVGFTKEKPPTMEGKPVQRRHSAGATVSLEKNWTLDECKKTTDHRE; from the exons ATGTTCTCGAGCATCAAGGGCTTCTGGAAGGTGTGCCGCTATGGCGACCTTTATATG GTGCTGGCGGCACTGGCCGCGCAGTCCATCAACATATCGGTGGGGTTCTGCCAAGGCTTCTCAGCGGTCCTGCTACCCCAGTACACCCATGAACACCCATTAATCTCGTATGAACAGAGTTCATGGATCG CGAGTTTGGGTGTGATATCTAACCCAATCGGAGCCTTGCTGGGTGGCATGATGGTGGATGCAGTGGGCAGGAGACTGCTGCTGCAGTCCATCGTCCTGCCCAACTTGGTGGGCTGGCTCATCATCGCCTTCTCAGAAACCTACATCTTCCTATGTATAGGAAGGTTTATCACTGGATTTACAATTG GTATGTCAACGGTTTCCTACATATACGTGGCGGAGATTACTACTCCCGAGAAGCGAGGAGTGCTCAGCGCCCTGGGACCTGGCCTGGTGTCCACCGGGATATTCATCGTCTACTCCCTTGGAGCGTTCATACATTGGAGGAAAGTCGCAGCCATTTGCGCGGGAGTATCCCTTCTGACGCCCTTCCTAATGTACTTTGTCCCAGAGTCACCCCTGTGGCTCGCATCTAAAGGGCAAATGAAGGAAGCCTACAATGCGATGTTCTGGCTCCGACAGAACAACAGCACAGCACAACAAGAGCTCATGGAGTTTACCAAAGATAGAAAAATAGGAGAAACCATGACCTTCGTACAGAAACTCAGCTTGTTCAAGAGGAGAAGTGTCGTCAAGCCGTTCCTTTTGCTCATCATCTTCTTTATATTCCAAGAAATGTCTGGTATCTACGTGATACTGTACTACGCTGTAGACTTCTTCAAGTCTGTGGGGACCAGTGTGAACGAGTTCACGGCATCTATCATTGTTGGCGGCGTGCGAGTATTCATGGGTGCAGTGGGAGCATGCTTGATCAACAGCTTTAGGAGAAAGACTCTTGCTGCAACCTCAGGTTTATTGCTAGGCATAGCAATGCTTGGAGCGGCAGTCTGCGACAGTGTGAACGGACCTCCTCTCGTAAAACTCGCTTGTGTATTACTACATGTGTCATTCAGTATGGTCGGGTTCTTACAACTTCCGTGGATAATGTCCGGGGAACTGTACCCTCATGACATAAGAGGGGTCATGTCAGGAGCCACCTCCTGCTGTGCATACATTCTCATCTTCTTTAATATTAAGACATACCCTCAGTTAGAAAACTTGTTAACTAGTAACGGTACACTGTACCTCTTCGGTGGCTGTGCGCTCCTGGGAGCGGCCTATTGTTACTTTTTCCTTCCGGAGACTAAAGGAAAAACTTTGACTGAAATTATGAAGCAATTTGATGATGACAAGAAAGAAATAGATCCAGAAGTTGGTTTCACGAAAGAGAAGCCACCCACAATGGAAGGCAAGCCCGTGCAGAGGCGACACAGCGCCGGAGCCACAGTTTCTTTAGAAAAGAATTGGACGCTGGACGAATGCAAGAAGACTACAGACCACCGCGAATGA
- the LOC110373937 gene encoding facilitated trehalose transporter Tret1-2 homolog isoform X3, which yields MIVGYKYNINERLAPAEPVQQYPVGMYTDVDYFDSIGLSLTVLAALAAQSINISVGFCQGFSAVLLPQYTHEHPLISYEQSSWIASLGVISNPIGALLGGMMVDAVGRRLLLQSIVLPNLVGWLIIAFSETYIFLCIGRFITGFTIGMSTVSYIYVAEITTPEKRGVLSALGPGLVSTGIFIVYSLGAFIHWRKVAAICAGVSLLTPFLMYFVPESPLWLASKGQMKEAYNAMFWLRQNNSTAQQELMEFTKDRKIGETMTFVQKLSLFKRRSVVKPFLLLIIFFIFQEMSGIYVILYYAVDFFKSVGTSVNEFTASIIVGGVRVFMGAVGACLINSFRRKTLAATSGLLLGIAMLGAAVCDSVNGPPLVKLACVLLHVSFSMVGFLQLPWIMSGELYPHDIRGVMSGATSCCAYILIFFNIKTYPQLENLLTSNGTLYLFGGCALLGAAYCYFFLPETKGKTLTEIMKQFDDDKKEIDPEVGFTKEKPPTMEGKPVQRRHSAGATVSLEKNWTLDECKKTTDHRE from the exons ATGATCGTcggttataaatataatataaacgaACGGCTAGCGCCCGCAGAGCCAGTGCAACAATACCCAGTGGGAATGTACACAGACGTAGATTATTTCGATTCCATCGGACTTTCTCTCACC GTGCTGGCGGCACTGGCCGCGCAGTCCATCAACATATCGGTGGGGTTCTGCCAAGGCTTCTCAGCGGTCCTGCTACCCCAGTACACCCATGAACACCCATTAATCTCGTATGAACAGAGTTCATGGATCG CGAGTTTGGGTGTGATATCTAACCCAATCGGAGCCTTGCTGGGTGGCATGATGGTGGATGCAGTGGGCAGGAGACTGCTGCTGCAGTCCATCGTCCTGCCCAACTTGGTGGGCTGGCTCATCATCGCCTTCTCAGAAACCTACATCTTCCTATGTATAGGAAGGTTTATCACTGGATTTACAATTG GTATGTCAACGGTTTCCTACATATACGTGGCGGAGATTACTACTCCCGAGAAGCGAGGAGTGCTCAGCGCCCTGGGACCTGGCCTGGTGTCCACCGGGATATTCATCGTCTACTCCCTTGGAGCGTTCATACATTGGAGGAAAGTCGCAGCCATTTGCGCGGGAGTATCCCTTCTGACGCCCTTCCTAATGTACTTTGTCCCAGAGTCACCCCTGTGGCTCGCATCTAAAGGGCAAATGAAGGAAGCCTACAATGCGATGTTCTGGCTCCGACAGAACAACAGCACAGCACAACAAGAGCTCATGGAGTTTACCAAAGATAGAAAAATAGGAGAAACCATGACCTTCGTACAGAAACTCAGCTTGTTCAAGAGGAGAAGTGTCGTCAAGCCGTTCCTTTTGCTCATCATCTTCTTTATATTCCAAGAAATGTCTGGTATCTACGTGATACTGTACTACGCTGTAGACTTCTTCAAGTCTGTGGGGACCAGTGTGAACGAGTTCACGGCATCTATCATTGTTGGCGGCGTGCGAGTATTCATGGGTGCAGTGGGAGCATGCTTGATCAACAGCTTTAGGAGAAAGACTCTTGCTGCAACCTCAGGTTTATTGCTAGGCATAGCAATGCTTGGAGCGGCAGTCTGCGACAGTGTGAACGGACCTCCTCTCGTAAAACTCGCTTGTGTATTACTACATGTGTCATTCAGTATGGTCGGGTTCTTACAACTTCCGTGGATAATGTCCGGGGAACTGTACCCTCATGACATAAGAGGGGTCATGTCAGGAGCCACCTCCTGCTGTGCATACATTCTCATCTTCTTTAATATTAAGACATACCCTCAGTTAGAAAACTTGTTAACTAGTAACGGTACACTGTACCTCTTCGGTGGCTGTGCGCTCCTGGGAGCGGCCTATTGTTACTTTTTCCTTCCGGAGACTAAAGGAAAAACTTTGACTGAAATTATGAAGCAATTTGATGATGACAAGAAAGAAATAGATCCAGAAGTTGGTTTCACGAAAGAGAAGCCACCCACAATGGAAGGCAAGCCCGTGCAGAGGCGACACAGCGCCGGAGCCACAGTTTCTTTAGAAAAGAATTGGACGCTGGACGAATGCAAGAAGACTACAGACCACCGCGAATGA